One segment of Clarias gariepinus isolate MV-2021 ecotype Netherlands chromosome 6, CGAR_prim_01v2, whole genome shotgun sequence DNA contains the following:
- the fam117ba gene encoding protein FAM117B, producing MRDKATQTPRAWVDERRRGSHKRSASCGSTDQLKEIAKLRQQLQRSKRSSRHRRDKERKSPFNGNHAIIQSQSQMPKTILIPIPISKSTAPRFRNSIEGLNQEIERIIIRDTPERDEVIIPQDVPDGHRAPPPLPQRSSSTRSIDTQTPSGRSLGGNRSNSSSRADSVSPSYLSILNDAMGNSPLNNDDTLNESRERDLGPYSPLPKYASSPKPNNSYMFKREPPEGCERVKVFEDNQPRPLQEIPPYLCPDRNKVNFIPKSGSAFCLVSILKPLLPTQELNFRSGVSYRSLSPSLVPLSGVGVRSLSPSLGPVLTRGRQSPCLPRHLEEPEG from the exons ATGAGGGACAAAGCCACCCAG ACCCCCAGGGCCTGGGTAGACGAGCGCAGGAGGGGATCTCACAAGCGTTCGGCGTCCTGCGGCAGCACCGACCAGCTAAAGGAG atTGCAAAATTGCGGCAGCAGCTTCAGCGCAGCAAACGCAGCAGTCGTCATCGACGCGATAAGGAGCGCAAATCGCCTTTTAACGGCAACCATGCTATTATCCAATCACAG TCTCAGATGCCTAAAACCATCCTGATCCCCATCCCCATTTCCAAGTCAACTGCTCCTCGCTTCCGCAACAGCATCGAGGGCCTCAACCAGGAGATCGAACGCATCATCATACGAGACACGCCGGAGCGCGACGAGGTCATCATT CCGCAGGACGTTCCAGATGGACACCGCGCTCCTCCGCCCCTCCCCCAGCGCAGCAGCAGCACACGCAGCATCGACACACAGACCCCCTCAGGAAGAAGCCTGGGTGGTAACCGTAGCAACAGCAGCAGCCGGGCGGACTCGGTGTCCCCGTCGTACCTCAGCATCCTGAATGACGCGATGGGAAACAGTCCCCTTAACAACGACGACACACTCAACGAGAGCAGGGAGAGAG ATCTGGGGCCGTACTCACCCCTGCCCAAGTACGCATCCTCTCCCAAACCCAACAACAGCTACATGTTCAAGCGGGAGCCTCCTGAGGGCTGCGAAAGAGTCAAAGTCTTCGAGGACAACCA ACCCAGGCCGCTGCAGGAGATCCCTCCGTACCTGTGTCCAGACAGGAACAAGGTCAACTTCATTCCTAAGAGCGGCTCGGCGTTTTGTCTCGTCAGCATCCTGAAGCCGCTGCTGCCCACCCAGGAGCTGAACTTCCGCAGCGGCGTGTCATATCGCAGTCTCTCCCCTTCCCTCGTCCCTCTGAGCGGGGTCGGGGTGCGCAGCCTGTCCCCTTCCCTCGGCCCCGTCCTGACACGAGGGCGCCAGTCCCCCTGCCTCCCGCGCCACCTGGAGGAGCCCGAGGGTTAG